Proteins encoded together in one Sylvia atricapilla isolate bSylAtr1 chromosome 2, bSylAtr1.pri, whole genome shotgun sequence window:
- the RDX gene encoding radixin isoform X3 produces MPKPINVRVTTMDAELEFAIQPNTTGKQLFDQVVKTVGLREVWFFGLQYVDSKGYSTWLKLNKKVTQQDVRKENPLQFKFRAKFFPEDVSEELIQEITQRLFFLQVKESILNDEIYCPPETAVLLASYAVQSKYGDYSKEIHKLGYLANDRLLPQRVLEQHKLTKEQWEERIQNWHEEHRGMLRLTPKIGFPWSEIRNISFNDKKFVIKPIDKKAPDFVFYAPRLRINKRILALCMGNHELYMRRRKPDTIEVQQMKAQAREEKHQKQLERAQLENEKKKREIAEKEKERIEREKEELMERLRQIEEQTMKAQKELEEQTRRALELDQERKRAKEEAERLEKERRAAEVAKAALAKQAADQMKNQEQLAAEIAEFTAKIALLEEAKKKKEEEASEWQHKAFAAQEDLEKTKEELKSVMSAPPPPPPPPVIPPTENEHDEHDENNAEASAELSSDGVMNHRSEEERVTETQKNERVKKQLQALSSELAQARDETKKTQNDVLHAENVKAGRDKYKTLRQIRQGNTKQRIDEFEAM; encoded by the exons GTGGTGAAAACTGTTGGTCTTCGTGAAGTCTGGTTTTTTGGGCTGCAGTATGTGGACAGCAAAGGCTACTCAACTTGGCTGAAGCTAAATAAAAAG GTAACACAGCAAGATGTACGGAAAGAAAATCCTTTACAGTTTAAGTTCAGGGCCAAGTTTTTTCCAGAGGATGTATCTGAAGAATTAATTCAGGAAATAACTCAGAGACTTTTCTTCCTGCAAGTCAAAGAGTCGATCTTAAATGATGAAATATATTGCCCACCAGAAACTGCAGTTCTTCTGGCTTCTTATGCTGTCCAGTCCAAGTATGGAGATTACAGTAAGGAGATCCATAAATTGGGCTACCTAGCCAATGACAGGCTTCTCCCCCAGCG TGTGTTAGAACAGCACAAACTGACAAAAGAACAGTGGGAAGAAAGAATACAGAACTGGCATGAAGAGCATAGGGGAATGTTAAG GCTGACACCCAAGATTGGTTTTCCCTGGAGTGAAATAAGAAACATCTcttttaatgacaaaaaattTGTCATAAAGCCAATTGACAAAAAGGCCCCT gattttgttttttatgcACCCCGTCTGAGAATTAACAAGCGAATTTTGGCACTGTGTATGGGAAATCATGAATTGTacatgaggaggaggaaaccTGATACAATTGAAGTGCAACAGATGAAGGCCCAAGCTAGAGAAGAGAAACATCAGAAACAATTGGAAAG GGCACAattagaaaatgagaagaaaaaaagggagatagcagaaaaggagaaggaaagaatagAGCGTGAAAAGGAGGAATTAATGGAGCGCTTAAGACAAATTGAGGAGCAGACAATGAAAGCTCAGAAAG AGCTAGAAGAGCAGACTCGAAGAGCTCTAGAGCTGGATCAAGAACGGAAGCGTGCAAAAGAGGAAGCAGAACGCCTGGAGAAAGAGCGTCGAGCAGCTGAAGTAGCCAAAGCTGCTCTAGCCAAGCAGGCAGCTGATCAAATGAAGAACCAGGAACAGCTA gcAGCAGAAATTGCTGAATTCACAGCCAAGATTGCACTTCTAGAGGAggccaagaaaaagaaagaagaggaagctTCAGAGTGGCAGCACAAA GCTTTTGCAGCTCAAGAGGACTTGGAAAAGACCAAAGAAGAATTGAAATCTGTGATGtctgctcctcctccacctccaccCCCACCAGTTATTCCTCCAACAGAGAATGAGCATGATGAACATGATGAGAACAATGCTGAAGCCAGTGCAGAACTGTCTTCTGATGGTGTCATGAATCACAGGAGTGAAGAAGAACGGgtaacagaaacacagaaaaatgaacGTGTTAAGAAACAACTCCAG GCTTTAAGTTCAGAGTTGGCTCAAGCCAGAGATGaaaccaagaaaacacaaaatgatGTCCTTCATGCTGAGAATGTTAAAGCAGGCCGCGATAAGTACAAGACTCTCCGGCAAATCCGACAAGGCAATACAAAGCAGCGTATTGATGAGTTTGAAGCAATGTGA
- the RDX gene encoding radixin isoform X1 — MPKPINVRVTTMDAELEFAIQPNTTGKQLFDQVVKTVGLREVWFFGLQYVDSKGYSTWLKLNKKVTQQDVRKENPLQFKFRAKFFPEDVSEELIQEITQRLFFLQVKESILNDEIYCPPETAVLLASYAVQSKYGDYSKEIHKLGYLANDRLLPQRVLEQHKLTKEQWEERIQNWHEEHRGMLREDSMMEYLKIAQDLEMYGVNYFEIKNKKGTELWLGVDALGLNIYEHDDKLTPKIGFPWSEIRNISFNDKKFVIKPIDKKAPDFVFYAPRLRINKRILALCMGNHELYMRRRKPDTIEVQQMKAQAREEKHQKQLERAQLENEKKKREIAEKEKERIEREKEELMERLRQIEEQTMKAQKELEEQTRRALELDQERKRAKEEAERLEKERRAAEVAKAALAKQAADQMKNQEQLAAEIAEFTAKIALLEEAKKKKEEEASEWQHKAFAAQEDLEKTKEELKSVMSAPPPPPPPPVIPPTENEHDEHDENNAEASAELSSDGVMNHRSEEERVTETQKNERVKKQLQALSSELAQARDETKKTQNDVLHAENVKAGRDKYKTLRQIRQGNTKQRIDEFEAM, encoded by the exons GTGGTGAAAACTGTTGGTCTTCGTGAAGTCTGGTTTTTTGGGCTGCAGTATGTGGACAGCAAAGGCTACTCAACTTGGCTGAAGCTAAATAAAAAG GTAACACAGCAAGATGTACGGAAAGAAAATCCTTTACAGTTTAAGTTCAGGGCCAAGTTTTTTCCAGAGGATGTATCTGAAGAATTAATTCAGGAAATAACTCAGAGACTTTTCTTCCTGCAAGTCAAAGAGTCGATCTTAAATGATGAAATATATTGCCCACCAGAAACTGCAGTTCTTCTGGCTTCTTATGCTGTCCAGTCCAAGTATGGAGATTACAGTAAGGAGATCCATAAATTGGGCTACCTAGCCAATGACAGGCTTCTCCCCCAGCG TGTGTTAGAACAGCACAAACTGACAAAAGAACAGTGGGAAGAAAGAATACAGAACTGGCATGAAGAGCATAGGGGAATGTTAAG GGAAGATTCTATGATGGAATACCTTAAGATAGCACAAGACTTGGAAATGTATGGAGTCAACtactttgaaataaagaataaaaaaggaactgAATTGTGGCTAGGAGTTGATGCTTTGGGTCTGAATATTTATGAGCACGATGATAA GCTGACACCCAAGATTGGTTTTCCCTGGAGTGAAATAAGAAACATCTcttttaatgacaaaaaattTGTCATAAAGCCAATTGACAAAAAGGCCCCT gattttgttttttatgcACCCCGTCTGAGAATTAACAAGCGAATTTTGGCACTGTGTATGGGAAATCATGAATTGTacatgaggaggaggaaaccTGATACAATTGAAGTGCAACAGATGAAGGCCCAAGCTAGAGAAGAGAAACATCAGAAACAATTGGAAAG GGCACAattagaaaatgagaagaaaaaaagggagatagcagaaaaggagaaggaaagaatagAGCGTGAAAAGGAGGAATTAATGGAGCGCTTAAGACAAATTGAGGAGCAGACAATGAAAGCTCAGAAAG AGCTAGAAGAGCAGACTCGAAGAGCTCTAGAGCTGGATCAAGAACGGAAGCGTGCAAAAGAGGAAGCAGAACGCCTGGAGAAAGAGCGTCGAGCAGCTGAAGTAGCCAAAGCTGCTCTAGCCAAGCAGGCAGCTGATCAAATGAAGAACCAGGAACAGCTA gcAGCAGAAATTGCTGAATTCACAGCCAAGATTGCACTTCTAGAGGAggccaagaaaaagaaagaagaggaagctTCAGAGTGGCAGCACAAA GCTTTTGCAGCTCAAGAGGACTTGGAAAAGACCAAAGAAGAATTGAAATCTGTGATGtctgctcctcctccacctccaccCCCACCAGTTATTCCTCCAACAGAGAATGAGCATGATGAACATGATGAGAACAATGCTGAAGCCAGTGCAGAACTGTCTTCTGATGGTGTCATGAATCACAGGAGTGAAGAAGAACGGgtaacagaaacacagaaaaatgaacGTGTTAAGAAACAACTCCAG GCTTTAAGTTCAGAGTTGGCTCAAGCCAGAGATGaaaccaagaaaacacaaaatgatGTCCTTCATGCTGAGAATGTTAAAGCAGGCCGCGATAAGTACAAGACTCTCCGGCAAATCCGACAAGGCAATACAAAGCAGCGTATTGATGAGTTTGAAGCAATGTGA
- the RDX gene encoding radixin isoform X2 gives MDAELEFAIQPNTTGKQLFDQVVKTVGLREVWFFGLQYVDSKGYSTWLKLNKKVTQQDVRKENPLQFKFRAKFFPEDVSEELIQEITQRLFFLQVKESILNDEIYCPPETAVLLASYAVQSKYGDYSKEIHKLGYLANDRLLPQRVLEQHKLTKEQWEERIQNWHEEHRGMLREDSMMEYLKIAQDLEMYGVNYFEIKNKKGTELWLGVDALGLNIYEHDDKLTPKIGFPWSEIRNISFNDKKFVIKPIDKKAPDFVFYAPRLRINKRILALCMGNHELYMRRRKPDTIEVQQMKAQAREEKHQKQLERAQLENEKKKREIAEKEKERIEREKEELMERLRQIEEQTMKAQKELEEQTRRALELDQERKRAKEEAERLEKERRAAEVAKAALAKQAADQMKNQEQLAAEIAEFTAKIALLEEAKKKKEEEASEWQHKAFAAQEDLEKTKEELKSVMSAPPPPPPPPVIPPTENEHDEHDENNAEASAELSSDGVMNHRSEEERVTETQKNERVKKQLQALSSELAQARDETKKTQNDVLHAENVKAGRDKYKTLRQIRQGNTKQRIDEFEAM, from the exons GTGGTGAAAACTGTTGGTCTTCGTGAAGTCTGGTTTTTTGGGCTGCAGTATGTGGACAGCAAAGGCTACTCAACTTGGCTGAAGCTAAATAAAAAG GTAACACAGCAAGATGTACGGAAAGAAAATCCTTTACAGTTTAAGTTCAGGGCCAAGTTTTTTCCAGAGGATGTATCTGAAGAATTAATTCAGGAAATAACTCAGAGACTTTTCTTCCTGCAAGTCAAAGAGTCGATCTTAAATGATGAAATATATTGCCCACCAGAAACTGCAGTTCTTCTGGCTTCTTATGCTGTCCAGTCCAAGTATGGAGATTACAGTAAGGAGATCCATAAATTGGGCTACCTAGCCAATGACAGGCTTCTCCCCCAGCG TGTGTTAGAACAGCACAAACTGACAAAAGAACAGTGGGAAGAAAGAATACAGAACTGGCATGAAGAGCATAGGGGAATGTTAAG GGAAGATTCTATGATGGAATACCTTAAGATAGCACAAGACTTGGAAATGTATGGAGTCAACtactttgaaataaagaataaaaaaggaactgAATTGTGGCTAGGAGTTGATGCTTTGGGTCTGAATATTTATGAGCACGATGATAA GCTGACACCCAAGATTGGTTTTCCCTGGAGTGAAATAAGAAACATCTcttttaatgacaaaaaattTGTCATAAAGCCAATTGACAAAAAGGCCCCT gattttgttttttatgcACCCCGTCTGAGAATTAACAAGCGAATTTTGGCACTGTGTATGGGAAATCATGAATTGTacatgaggaggaggaaaccTGATACAATTGAAGTGCAACAGATGAAGGCCCAAGCTAGAGAAGAGAAACATCAGAAACAATTGGAAAG GGCACAattagaaaatgagaagaaaaaaagggagatagcagaaaaggagaaggaaagaatagAGCGTGAAAAGGAGGAATTAATGGAGCGCTTAAGACAAATTGAGGAGCAGACAATGAAAGCTCAGAAAG AGCTAGAAGAGCAGACTCGAAGAGCTCTAGAGCTGGATCAAGAACGGAAGCGTGCAAAAGAGGAAGCAGAACGCCTGGAGAAAGAGCGTCGAGCAGCTGAAGTAGCCAAAGCTGCTCTAGCCAAGCAGGCAGCTGATCAAATGAAGAACCAGGAACAGCTA gcAGCAGAAATTGCTGAATTCACAGCCAAGATTGCACTTCTAGAGGAggccaagaaaaagaaagaagaggaagctTCAGAGTGGCAGCACAAA GCTTTTGCAGCTCAAGAGGACTTGGAAAAGACCAAAGAAGAATTGAAATCTGTGATGtctgctcctcctccacctccaccCCCACCAGTTATTCCTCCAACAGAGAATGAGCATGATGAACATGATGAGAACAATGCTGAAGCCAGTGCAGAACTGTCTTCTGATGGTGTCATGAATCACAGGAGTGAAGAAGAACGGgtaacagaaacacagaaaaatgaacGTGTTAAGAAACAACTCCAG GCTTTAAGTTCAGAGTTGGCTCAAGCCAGAGATGaaaccaagaaaacacaaaatgatGTCCTTCATGCTGAGAATGTTAAAGCAGGCCGCGATAAGTACAAGACTCTCCGGCAAATCCGACAAGGCAATACAAAGCAGCGTATTGATGAGTTTGAAGCAATGTGA